Genomic DNA from Candidatus Koribacter versatilis Ellin345:
ACCACAAACGCGGCCCGCAGGCCGCGTTTTCCCTTTGCAGAAATGGATTAGTTGCTGGCAGAGCCGCCGGGTTGTGGCTTTTCTGCGCCCAGTTCGTGCGGGCTGATGGCGGCGGTGTCGGGATTCAAGAGACCTTCGCGGCTGGGGCCGAGGCCGAGCTTAATCAGGGCGCGAGAGTCGGGAACCAGCTTCGTTTGCCAGCCGTTGTCGGCCTGGAACTTGGTCAGGGCATCGCGGGTCTGGTTGTCCCAGGATCCGGTGGGCTCTCCGCTCATGTAGTGCTCGCGGATGAGAGCAGTCTGGATCTCGCGGGTGCGGTCGCTATTGGGAGCGGCCTGGCCACGGGACTTACTGGACGTTTTCTTTGAAGAAGCTTTGCCGGATGTTTTGTGATGCGACGACCCGCCGCTTGACGAGGCGGTATTCTTCGTCGTTTTCGCTTCGGCTGCGCTTAGGCATCCGAACATAAGTGCTGTTATTAGGAGCGCGTTAGTGAGACGCAATCAGTAGTCCTCAGTTTTCGGGCCCGTTCACGGAACTGCAATCGAATGGGTCATTCTAAATGACGGAGCAAGCCTGAAGGCAAGGGCGAATTCCCAAAAAAGTGACGAAATGCAATCCAAACGGGAATCAACCTGCTGCAATCATCGCAAAGTGGGATGAGGGAAGCCTAGGGGAAAGGTTGCCGCGGTTCGTTACCTTAGGACGTTGACCGGCCAGTAAACGAAACGGCC
This window encodes:
- a CDS encoding peptidoglycan-binding domain-containing protein encodes the protein MFGCLSAAEAKTTKNTASSSGGSSHHKTSGKASSKKTSSKSRGQAAPNSDRTREIQTALIREHYMSGEPTGSWDNQTRDALTKFQADNGWQTKLVPDSRALIKLGLGPSREGLLNPDTAAISPHELGAEKPQPGGSASN